A genome region from Magnolia sinica isolate HGM2019 chromosome 8, MsV1, whole genome shotgun sequence includes the following:
- the LOC131253487 gene encoding protein SCAR2-like gives MPISRYQLRNPYGLADPELYRSADRDDPEAILEGVAMAGLVGVLRQLGDLAEFAAEIFHDLHEEVMATAARGHGLMIRVEQVEAEFPSIEKAILSQTSHSHCTQNAGVDWHANLRMDQNLITTGDMPRFIMDSYEECRGPPRLFLLDKFDIAGAGACLKRYSDPSFFKTEIAYSRKKKVEVQRETKARKIKKKGARWRNGDTPEIFSTSHFNSTLRQLFSDENENASKKVPIQGVKLKRRHLNGSSFNSRTGRSYMEHILETSPPKLDIQFENSVSDTSELAPEIRDIGLEGLDSEVMQIKRTQIPPSDRQELLEPSLDELGQDIVEGQASKSMPEPIAEFEEEKVPSALPEMSQNDALVDGESKTEAREIEIEKIPFSFHQVDRKDELLKGESKVEDNADGYGYDEIEAEKVHSTFLQVGQKDVFVNIQNKKEANADDMYRSVNFEEENIHATFHPADQKDLLVDGERKTEASGDGYVSDDAEKIHAAIYPVDQKDVLLVGERKTEASDDGFVSDDAEKIHAAIYPVDQKVALLDGESKTEVSHDGYGSDDAASEMENYMDALATMESEMETDTESRAKHERSFFNVINQGTDSDTNEERLDLHEQLDTLSVENSGTLYDWNCSLKKQRSSYSDSDTLSNCADTQMPKANGITSLDMHEKFEKSFNPEDAMSDMPHENLFFGFAGKLSSSSSGDAEAEAYLSTDMPLAEIHDKSPETSSDDPGTKPPESLVDVVNGTINEVSEIPSFVSESGEASCSSCITDAAGASVSEVQFVGTDPTEILSFNTEEMGKHSGNDLLRKPEVSYIHYQNEDAESAAFAESLSACEMLDRGVHDTSSDGLVYSSDISDMPQVIKDAEDCSVGTDPTENLSFNTEEMGKHSGNDLLHVPEVSYVHSQTEDAESAAFAESLSACEMLDSGVHDASSDGLVHLSDISDMPQGIKDAEDCSVAARLTGGPLDCTLNDLQDSDISGLPFGTPDNAILEKDHARDIEDSSSSTAAASENLKEPLNSPTLKTSPKEEQLISSMKQDTDVCLDITSPPECLPALCTHTDPIDALPNGLTAEMESSAPLSSPTVDLQESDEFVEHECQKMTTDIRPHESENFDAESHEDQAGDMAEAPVACAQTETLLFVEPEALFNASEIEVKDGSVNSASRTIISESPVGMLPVKVHADSDDLVAEFAVEKPDCDDRDPMISSPATSDHHVQLQEECLSSETASDQCKLEIREMLIQKDHVVLDGQRVGPTDPTTDNEANQPVVGPTDPTTEPCQPDPTDLVISEFPDHVHHPMSFEDSQIDLHPDGGSDASIPLREGDREREQKLRESDQALEPKSPDQSHPHETEKDVASLLTHFLPEPAVPLEQSRELEAGMELNLVSSHEEEEGLESSDPQFERTQSLKEMDPALTNKDDYWKAHSESSPVDHLIEQPLKSKQKPDSPVVATSEMINGPTVSSWDVTTCTSSEPEACMQLPPNHSYEISELPISSLDSNVSATSSPAFPSISRLIPGRTHVQPFEPQPNRPIMGFPLADPKPLESKQKPDSPVVATSDMINGPTVCSQDVTACTSSEPEACIQFPPNHNYEISELPTRSLDSNVSATSSPVFPSIGLLVPGPAHVQSFEPQPNRPFMGIPLPDPNPLNTNLEDIPPLPPLPPLEWRIGKLRNDSLPFGEEALHPTNPFLPLQTIEDKKPQQPSYPFLPLQISEDDKPQQPSNPFAPLPTTEDEKTRHGALTLGVEMVEPLNSFPSPPNVADEESQRASRNLEGEMGHPPKSSTPPPVIEDEEPLHGLQTSEGYMGQPPNPSMLLQSQEDEKPNGDLQSEPTKQRDPLIEAVAAHDRSLLRKVSERVRPEIKPKLDERNSLLEQIRSKSFSLKPASTAKPIIRGPGTNLNVVAILEKANAIRQAFAGSDEDDDTDSWSDS, from the exons GTGTTGACTGGCATGCCAATCTCCGAATGGACCAGAATCTAATCACTACAGGAGATATGCCTCGATTTATCATGGACTCCTATGAAGAATGCCGTGGCCCACCTCGGTTATTCTTGCTGGACAA GTTTGACATTGCTGGTGCTGGGGCATGTTTGAAGAGATACTCAGACCCATCATTTTTCAAGACAGAAATAGCCTACTCTAGAAAGAAAAAAGTTGAGGTTCAACGAGAAACGAAAGCCCGTAAAATCAAG AAGAAAGGAGCACGTTGGAGAAATGGAGATACCCCGGAGATCTTCTCGACATCCCATTTCAATTCCAC ATTGCGCCAATTGTTTTCTGATGAGAACGAAAATGCTTCCAAGAAGGTTCCTATACAAGgtgtaaagctgaagaggaggCACTTGAATGGCTCCTCATTCAATTCAAGAACGGGAAGAAGCTACATGGAGCATATTCTCGAAACTAGTCCACCcaagcttgatattcaatttgaaAATTCTGTAAGTGATACTAGTGAACTGGCTCCTGAAATACGCGATATTGGTTTGGAGGGTTTGGATAGCGAAGTAATGCAGATAAAGAGAACCCAAATCCCCCCTTCTGATAGACAAGAGCTACTTGAACCTTCCTTGGATGAGTTGGGTCAGGATATAGTGGAAGGACAAGCTTCGAAATCCATGCCTGAGCCAATTGCTGAATTTGAAGAAGAGAAAGTTCCATCCGCCCTTCCCGAAATGAGTCAAAATGATGCATTAGTTGATGGTGAGAGCAAGACGGAAGCCAGGGAAATTGAAATAGAGAAAATCCCGTTTTCCTTTCACCAGGTGGATCGAAAGGATGAATTGCTCAAGGGGGAAAGCAAGGTGGAAGATAATGCTGATGGGTATGGATATGATGAAATTGAAGCTGAGAAAGTTCATTCCACCTTCCTTCAGGTGGGTCAGAAGGATGTGTTTGTTAATATACAAAACAAGAAGGAAGCCAATGCTGATGACATGTACAGGTCTGTCAATTTCGAAGAGGAAAACATCCATGCCACCTTCCACCCAGCAGATCAAAAGGATCTATTGGTTGATGGTGAAAGGAAGACAGAAGCCAGTGGTGATGGGTATGTATCTGATGATGCAGAGAAAATCCATGCCGCCATCTACCCGGTGGATCAAAAGGATGTGTTGCTTGTTGGCGAAAGGAAAACAGAAGCCAGCGATGATGGGTTTGTATCCGATGATGCAGAGAAAATCCATGCCGCCATCTACCCCGTGGATCAAAAGGTTGCATTGCTTGATGGCGAAAGCAAGACAGAAGTCAGCCATGACGGGTATGGGTCAGATGATGCAGCTAGTGAGATGGAAAATTACATGGATGCCCTTGCGACCATGGAGTCAGAAATGGAGACGGATACAGAGAGCCGAGCTAAGCACGAGCGGAGTTTCTTCAATGTCATAAATCAAGGGACAGATTCTGATACAAATGAAGAACGACTGGATCTGCATGAGCAGCTGGATACCCTTTCAGTTGAAAATTCTGGCACATTGTATGATTGGAACTGTTCGCTGAAGAAGCAAAGATCAAGCTATTCTGACTCGGACACTTTAAGCAATTGCGCTGATACACAAATGCCTAAAGCCAATGGAATCACTTCCTTGGACATGCATGAAAAGTTCGAAAAGTCTTTTAACCCAGAAGATGCCATGTCTGACATGCCACATGAAAATCTGTTTTTTGGTTTTGCTGGCAAATTGTCATCTTCGTCAAGTGGTGATGCAGAGGCGGAAGCATATCTATCCACTGACATGCCCCTGGCTGAAATCCATGATAAATCTCCCGAAACAAGCAGTGATGATCCAGGAACCAAACCTCCAGAATCTTTGGTAGATGTAGTCAATGGGACCATCAACGAGGTATCTGAAATCCCAAGTTTCGTCTCTGAATCCGGTGAAGCATCTTGTAGCTCTTGCATTACAGATGCAGCTGGTGCAAGTGTCAGCGAAGTTCAATTTGTTGGAACAGACCCAACTGAAATTTTGTCTTTCAATACTGAAGAAATGGGTAAGCATTCAGGTAATGACTTGTTACGTAAGCCCGAAGTCTCTTACATTCATTACCAAAACGAAGACGCAGAGAGTGCAGCTTTTGCCGAAAGCTTGTCTGCTTGCGAAATGTTGGATAGGGGTGTCCATGACACCTCTTCCGATGGTCTGGTGTATTCGTCTGATATTTCAGACATGCCTCAGGTAATAAAAGATGCTGAAGATTGTTCTGTTGGAACAGACCCAACTGAAAATTTGTCTTTCAATACTGAAGAAATGGGTAAGCATTCAGGTAATGACTTGTTACATGTGCCCGAAGTCTCTTACGTTCATTCCCAAACTGAAGACGCAGAGAGTGCAGCTTTTGCCGAAAGCTTGTCTGCTTGCGAAATGttggacagtggggtccatgatgCCTCTTCTGATGGTCTGGTGCATTTGTCTGATATTTCAGACATGCCTCAGGGAATCAAAGATGCTGAAGACTGTTCTGTTGCTGCGAGGTTGACAGGTGGGCCCCTTGATTGCACTTTGAATGATTTGCAAGACTCTGATATCTCTGGCCTGCCTTTTGGAACACCAGATAATGCTATTCTTGAGAAGGATCATGCAAGAGATATTGAAGATTCTTCTTCGTCTACTGCTGCTGCTTCTGAGAACTTGAAAGAACCACTCAATTCACCAACCTTGAAGACTTCACCTAAAGAAGAACAGCTCATCAGCTCGATGAAACAAGACACAGATGTGTGTTTGGATATCACATCGCCACCTGAATGTTTACCTGCCCTTTGCACTCACACTGATCCGATCGATGCATTGCCCAATGGCTTGACTGCAGAAATGGAGAGCAGTGCCCCACTAAGCAGTCCCACTGTTGATCTGCAGGAAAGTGATGAATTCGTGGAGCATGAATGTCAGAAAATGACCACAGACATCCGACCGCATGAGTCTGAGAACTTCGATGCAGAATCTCATGAGGATCAAGCAGGCGATATGGCAGAAGCTCCTGTAGCCTGTGCACAAACAGAAACATTGTTATTTGTCGAGCCGGAAGCATTGTTTAATGCGTCGGAGATTGAGGTGAAGGATGGGTCTGTCAATTCAGCATCCAGAACTATAATATCCGAATCTCCAGTAGGTATGTTGCCTGTTAAGGTCCATGCTGACTCGGATGATTTAGTGGCTGAGTTTGCTGTTGAGAAACCTGATTGTGATGATCGTGATCCCATGATCAGTTCTCCAGCAACATCAGATCATCATGTACAGTTGCAAGAAGAGTGTCTTTCCAGTGAGACAGCTTCAGATCAGTGTAAACTGGAAATCAGAGAGATGCTCATTCAAAAGGATCATGTAGTATTGGATGGTCAgagagtgggtcccacagatccaACCACCGATAATGAAGCAAATCAAccagtagtgggtcccacagatccaACCACTGAGCCATGTCAGCCTGATCCCACAGATCTTGTCATTTCTGAATTTCCTGATCATGTTCATCATCCCATGTCATTTGAAGACTCCCAAATTGATTTACATCCCGATGGTGGTTCAGATGCTTCCATTCCTTTGAGGGAAGGCGATCGAGAGCGTGAACAGAAATTGAGAGAAAGTGATCAGGCACTGGAACCAAAATCTCCTGACCAGAGTCATCCTCACGAGACTGAAAAGGATGTGGCGTCTCTGTTGACTCATTTCCTCCCAGAGCCAGCAGTTCCTCTTGAACAAAGCCGTGAATTAGAAGCTGGAATGGAACTCAATTTGGTATCTTCccatgaagaggaagaaggcctTGAATCTTCCGACCCCCAATTTGAAAGAACGCAATCTCTCAAAGAAATGGATCCTGCTCTCACCAATAAGGATGACTACTGGAAGGCCCATTCAGAGTCCTCTCCAGTGGACCATCTCATCGAGCAACCATTGAAATCCAAGCAAAAGCCAGATTCACCTGTGGTTGCTACCAGTGAAATGATCAATGGGCCAACTGTATCTTCATGGGATGTTACCACTTGCACGTCATCAGAGCCAGAAGCATGTATGCAACTTCCACCTAACCATAGTTATGAAATCTCCGAGTTACCCATCAGCTCATTGGATTCCAATGTCTCTGCTACGTCATCACCAGCATTTCCTAGCATCAGCCGGCTCATCCCTGGACGAACCCATGTACAGCCATTTGAACCGCAGCCGAACAGACCCATCATGGGTTTTCCACTAGCTGATCCTAAACCATTGGAATCCAAGCAAAAGCCAGATTCACCTGTGGTTGCTACCAgtgacatgatcaatgggccGACTGTATGTTCACAGGATGTTACGGCTTGCACCTCATCCGAGCCAGAAGCATGTATACAATTTCCACCCAACCATAATTATGAAATATCCGAGTTACCCACCAGATCACTGGATTCCAATGTCTCGGCTACATCATCACCAGTCTTTCCTAGCATTGGCCTGCTCGTCCCTGGACCAGCTCATGTACAGTCATTTGAACcgcagccaaacaggcccttcatGGGTATTCCACTGCCCGATCCTAATCCTCTGAACACCAATTTGGAGGACATTCCACCGCTTCCGCCACTACCTCCTCTTGAGTGGAGAATCGGAAAGCTTCGGAATGATTCCCTTCCTTTTGGGGAAGAAGCTCTACATCCTACGAACCCCTTCCTACCACTACAAACCATAGAAGACAAGAAGCCCCAACAGCCTTCGTATCCATTCCTCCCACTACAAATTAGTGAAGATGACAAGCCTCAACAACCTTCAAACCCATTCGCACCATTACCAACTACAGAAGATGAGAAAACTCGACATGGTGCTCTAACTTTAGGGGTTGAAATGGTAGAGCCTCTGAATTCATTCCCATCACCACCAAATGTAGCTGATGAGGAATCTCAACGTGCTTCTCGAAATTTAGAGGGAGAGATGGGGCATCCTCCGAAGTCATCAACACCTCCACCAGTCATTGAAGATGAGGAGCCTCTACATGGTTTGCAGACATCAGAGGGATATATGGGACAGCCTCCGAATCCATCAATGCTGCTGCAATCCCAAGAAGACGAGAAACCAAATGGGGATCTTCAGTCAGAGCCCACCAAACAGAGAGATCCTCTGATTGAGGCCGTTGCTGCACATGACAGAAGCTTG TTGAGAAAGGTATCAGAACGGGTTCGACCCGAAATCAAGCCAAAGTTGGATGAAAGGAATTCGTTGCTAGAACAGATACGATCCAAG TCTTTCAGTTTGAAGCCAGCGAGCACTGCAAAGCCCATCATTCGGGGTCCTGGAACAAATTTAAATGTTGTTGCCATTTTGGAGAAAGCAAATGCAATCCGCCAG GCATTTGCTGGTAGTGACGAAGATGATGACACGGATAGCTGGAGCGATTCTTGA